A window from Mycobacterium saskatchewanense encodes these proteins:
- a CDS encoding alpha/beta hydrolase produces MGMGPTRRDRIARTLLIWTVLAIVALLIGGCVRVVGGRAVMFGPKLGQPIEWTPCRSSNPKAKIPAGAMCGKLAVPVDYDHTDDGDVAVLALIRFPATGDKIGSLVINPGGPGESGIDAALGVVQTLPKRVRERFDLVGFDPRGVGSSRPAIWCNSDADNDRLRTEPNVDYSPAGVAHIEDETKEFVGRCVDKMGKSFLANVGTVSVAKDLDAIRAALGDDKLTYLGYSYGTRIGSAYAEAYPTKVRAMILDGAVDPNADQIEADLRQAKGFQDAFNDYATDCAKQANCPLGTDPAKAVDVYHSLVDPLVDPNNLMVGRPAHTNDPRGLSYSDAIVGTIMALYSPTLWRHLTDGLSELVDHRGDTMLALADMYMRRDAHGHYSNATDARVAVNCVDQPPITDRAKVIDEDRRSREIAPFMSYGTFTGDAPLGTCAFWPVPPTSKPHTITAPGLAPTVVVSTTHDPATPYKAGVDLANELRGSLLTFDGTQHTVVFQGDSCIDDYVTTYLIGGNTPPSGAKC; encoded by the coding sequence GTGGGCATGGGCCCGACTCGCCGCGACAGGATCGCGCGCACGCTGCTGATCTGGACGGTGTTGGCTATCGTGGCCCTGCTCATCGGGGGCTGCGTCCGGGTGGTCGGCGGCCGGGCCGTCATGTTCGGGCCCAAGCTGGGCCAGCCGATCGAGTGGACGCCGTGCCGTTCGTCCAACCCCAAGGCCAAGATCCCGGCCGGGGCGATGTGCGGGAAGCTGGCCGTCCCCGTCGATTACGACCACACCGACGATGGTGATGTGGCCGTCCTGGCCTTGATCCGCTTCCCGGCGACCGGCGACAAGATCGGCTCGCTGGTGATCAACCCCGGCGGCCCGGGCGAGTCCGGGATCGACGCCGCCCTGGGCGTCGTCCAGACGCTGCCCAAGCGGGTGCGCGAACGCTTCGACCTGGTGGGCTTCGATCCGCGCGGGGTGGGCTCGTCGCGGCCGGCCATCTGGTGCAACTCCGACGCCGACAACGACCGGCTGCGCACCGAGCCCAACGTCGACTACAGCCCGGCCGGGGTCGCTCACATCGAGGACGAGACCAAGGAGTTCGTCGGTCGCTGCGTCGACAAGATGGGCAAGAGCTTCCTCGCCAACGTCGGGACGGTCAGCGTCGCCAAGGACCTGGACGCTATCCGCGCCGCGCTGGGCGACGACAAGCTGACCTACCTCGGCTACTCGTACGGCACCCGGATCGGCTCGGCCTACGCGGAGGCCTACCCGACAAAGGTGCGGGCGATGATCCTCGACGGCGCCGTCGACCCCAACGCCGACCAGATCGAGGCGGACCTGCGGCAGGCCAAGGGCTTTCAGGACGCGTTCAACGACTACGCCACCGACTGCGCCAAGCAGGCGAACTGCCCCCTGGGGACGGACCCGGCCAAAGCGGTCGACGTCTACCACAGCCTGGTCGACCCGCTGGTCGATCCGAACAACCTGATGGTCGGCAGGCCCGCCCATACCAACGACCCGCGGGGCCTGAGCTACAGCGACGCCATCGTGGGCACCATCATGGCCCTGTATTCGCCGACCCTGTGGCGCCACCTGACCGACGGCCTGAGCGAGCTGGTCGACCACCGCGGCGACACCATGCTGGCGCTGGCCGACATGTACATGCGCCGCGACGCGCACGGCCACTACAGCAACGCCACCGACGCCCGGGTGGCCGTCAATTGCGTTGACCAGCCCCCGATCACGGACCGCGCCAAGGTCATCGACGAGGATCGCCGCTCCCGAGAGATCGCCCCGTTCATGAGCTACGGGACCTTCACCGGGGACGCGCCGCTGGGCACCTGCGCGTTCTGGCCGGTGCCGCCCACCAGCAAGCCGCACACCATCACGGCGCCCGGCCTGGCACCCACTGTGGTCGTGTCGACCACCCACGACCCGGCCACCCCGTACAAGGCGGGCGTCGACCTGGCGAACGAGCTGCGCGGATCGCTGCTGACGTTCGACGGCACCCAGCACACGGTGGTCTTCCAGGGCGACAGCTGCATCGACGACTACGTGACGACGTATCTCATCGGCGGCAACACCCCGCCGAGCGGCGCCAAGTGCTGA
- a CDS encoding alpha/beta hydrolase, with protein sequence MPRLRPLSSALLSFGMLAAAQAPVVGATPEPGAGQTPAPTPAQAAVSGPSWGSCSQILTDTSDLPTTARCTTVSVPVDYNNPGAAQAKLAVIRVPATGKRIGSLLINPGGPGASAVDMVAGMASGLENSDIRRDFDLVGFDPRGVGHSTPSLRCRTDAEFDAYRREPMVDYSPAGVAHIEQLYRQLAQQCVNRMGAAFLANVGTASVARDMDLVRQALGEDQINYLGYSYGTELGTAYLEKFSTHVRAMVLDGAIDPTVGPVDENVTQMAGFQTAFNDYATDCARSAGCPLGTNPAQFVARYHALVDPLVARPGRTSDPRGLSYADATTGTINALYTPERWKYLTSGLLGLARGTDAGDLLMLADDYEGRDKTGHYNNDQDAFNGVRCVDAPAPTDSASWVSADQRIRQAAPFLSYGQFTGNAPRDLCGLWPLPATLTPHPAPRVAPGKVVVVSTTHDPATPYQSGVDLARQLGAPLITYDGTQHTAVFNGDQCVDTTVVRYLVNLTVPPASLRCQP encoded by the coding sequence ATGCCGCGCCTGAGACCGCTGAGTTCGGCGCTGCTGTCGTTCGGGATGCTGGCCGCGGCGCAGGCACCGGTGGTGGGGGCGACCCCGGAACCGGGTGCCGGGCAGACCCCGGCCCCCACGCCGGCGCAAGCCGCGGTGTCGGGGCCCAGTTGGGGCAGTTGCAGCCAGATCCTGACCGACACCAGCGACCTCCCGACCACCGCCCGCTGCACCACCGTGTCGGTCCCGGTGGACTACAACAATCCGGGTGCGGCCCAGGCCAAACTGGCCGTCATCCGCGTGCCCGCGACCGGCAAGCGGATCGGATCGCTGCTGATCAATCCGGGGGGCCCGGGGGCGTCCGCGGTGGACATGGTCGCCGGGATGGCGTCGGGCCTGGAGAATTCCGACATCCGGCGCGACTTCGACCTGGTGGGCTTCGACCCGCGGGGCGTAGGTCACTCCACGCCGTCGCTGCGGTGCCGCACCGACGCCGAGTTCGACGCCTACCGGCGCGAACCCATGGTGGACTACAGCCCCGCCGGTGTGGCGCACATCGAACAGCTCTACCGGCAGCTGGCCCAGCAGTGCGTCAACCGAATGGGCGCCGCGTTCCTGGCCAACGTGGGCACCGCGTCCGTCGCCCGCGACATGGACCTCGTTCGCCAGGCGCTCGGCGAGGACCAGATCAACTACCTCGGCTACAGCTACGGCACCGAGCTGGGCACCGCCTACCTGGAGAAGTTCAGCACCCACGTGCGCGCGATGGTGCTCGACGGCGCGATCGACCCCACGGTCGGGCCGGTGGACGAAAACGTCACGCAGATGGCGGGATTCCAGACGGCGTTCAACGACTACGCCACCGACTGTGCCCGATCGGCGGGCTGCCCGCTGGGCACCAACCCGGCCCAATTCGTCGCCCGGTACCACGCCCTGGTCGACCCGCTCGTGGCGCGGCCGGGTCGGACGTCGGACCCGCGAGGTCTGAGCTACGCGGACGCGACCACCGGCACCATCAACGCGCTTTACACGCCGGAGCGGTGGAAATACCTGACGAGCGGACTGCTGGGGCTGGCGCGCGGCACTGACGCCGGGGACCTGCTGATGCTCGCCGACGACTACGAGGGCCGCGACAAGACGGGGCACTACAACAACGACCAGGACGCGTTCAACGGCGTGCGGTGCGTGGACGCGCCTGCACCGACGGACTCGGCGAGCTGGGTGTCGGCCGATCAGCGGATTCGCCAGGCGGCGCCGTTCCTGAGCTACGGGCAGTTCACCGGAAATGCGCCGCGTGATTTGTGCGGGCTGTGGCCGCTGCCCGCCACGCTGACGCCGCACCCTGCGCCGCGCGTCGCGCCCGGCAAGGTCGTCGTGGTCTCCACCACTCACGACCCGGCCACGCCGTATCAGTCCGGCGTCGACCTGGCGCGCCAGCTGGGCGCCCCGCTGATCACCTACGACGGAACCCAGCACACCGCGGTTTTCAACGGCGACCAGTGCGTGGACACGACGGTGGTGCGCTACTTGGTCAACCTGACGGTGCCCCCGGCGTCGCTGCGCTGCCAGCCCTGA
- a CDS encoding glycoside hydrolase 5 family protein, which yields MPRRTVLKSLLSLAAGTAAMQAPRATAQPPGTRPDGGRWSAERANRWYQQQGWLVGANYVTSNAVNQLEMFQSDSYDPRRIDTELGWARSNGFNTVRVFLHDLLWAQDRRGFQARLAQFVDIAAARGIKPLFVLFDSCWDPFPQAGPQRAPRPGVHNSGWVQSPGATRLDDRGYARTLQGYVTGVLTQFRSDDRVLGWDLWNEPDNPSRYYRQVERPDKLDRVADLLPQVFAWARSVDPSQPLTSGVWDGEWADPGGRSAIAGIQLDNSDVITFHNYGDSSEFEGRITELAPQGRPILCTEYMARPLGSTVLDILPIAKRHNVGAFNWGLVVGKTQTFFPWDSWEHPYTAMPDVWFHDLLAPDGRPFQDAEVQIIRELSGLAMHLRDDGGPPPS from the coding sequence CTGCCCCGTCGAACGGTGCTGAAGTCGCTGCTATCACTTGCCGCGGGCACGGCGGCGATGCAAGCGCCCCGCGCCACCGCGCAACCGCCGGGCACCCGGCCCGACGGGGGACGGTGGTCGGCCGAGCGGGCCAACCGCTGGTATCAGCAGCAGGGTTGGCTGGTCGGCGCGAATTACGTCACGTCCAACGCCGTCAACCAGTTGGAGATGTTCCAGTCCGACAGCTACGACCCCCGCCGCATCGACACCGAGCTGGGCTGGGCGCGATCCAACGGATTCAACACGGTGCGGGTCTTCCTGCACGACTTGCTCTGGGCGCAGGATCGCCGCGGCTTCCAGGCCCGGCTCGCGCAGTTCGTCGACATCGCGGCCGCCCGCGGCATCAAGCCCCTGTTCGTGCTCTTCGACTCGTGCTGGGACCCATTCCCGCAGGCCGGCCCGCAGCGCGCCCCAAGGCCCGGTGTCCACAACTCCGGTTGGGTGCAAAGCCCCGGTGCCACACGCCTCGACGACCGTGGCTACGCCCGTACCCTGCAGGGGTACGTCACCGGGGTGCTGACCCAATTCCGCAGCGACGACCGGGTTCTGGGGTGGGACCTGTGGAACGAGCCCGACAATCCCTCCCGCTACTATCGCCAGGTCGAGCGGCCGGACAAGCTGGACCGCGTGGCCGATCTGCTTCCCCAGGTGTTCGCCTGGGCCCGGTCGGTCGATCCCAGCCAACCCCTGACGAGCGGCGTCTGGGACGGCGAATGGGCGGATCCGGGAGGACGCAGTGCAATCGCCGGCATCCAGCTCGATAACTCCGACGTGATCACCTTCCACAACTACGGCGACTCGTCGGAGTTCGAGGGCCGGATCACCGAGCTCGCCCCGCAGGGCCGCCCGATCCTGTGCACCGAGTACATGGCGCGGCCGCTGGGCAGCACGGTTCTCGACATCCTGCCAATCGCCAAGCGCCACAACGTTGGCGCGTTCAACTGGGGGCTGGTGGTGGGCAAGACTCAGACGTTCTTCCCGTGGGACTCATGGGAGCATCCCTACACCGCGATGCCGGACGTTTGGTTTCACGACCTGTTGGCACCGGACGGGCGGCCGTTCCAGGACGCCGAGGTGCAGATCATCCGGGAACTCAGTGGCCTGGCCATGCACCTGCGCGACGACGGCGGACCGCCGCCGTCGTAG
- the panB gene encoding 3-methyl-2-oxobutanoate hydroxymethyltransferase produces the protein MSEQNVYGADSPAHSQPLTKIRTHHLQKMKAEGHKWAMLTAYDYSTARVFDEAGIPVLLVGDSAANVVYGYDTTVPVSIDELIPLVRGVVRGAPHALVVADLPFGSYEAGPAAALASATRFMKEGGAHAVKLEGGERVAEQIACLTAAGIPVMAHIGFTPQSVNGLGGFRVQGRGDAAEQTIADAIAVAEAGAFSVVMEMVPADLATQITGKLTIPTIGIGAGPNCDAQVLVWQDMAGMSGGKAARFVKRFADVGAELRRAAMQYAQEVAGGVFPADEHCF, from the coding sequence ATGTCTGAGCAGAACGTCTATGGTGCCGACTCGCCTGCACACTCGCAGCCGCTCACCAAGATCCGCACCCACCACCTGCAGAAGATGAAGGCCGAGGGCCACAAGTGGGCCATGCTCACGGCCTACGACTACTCCACCGCCCGCGTGTTCGACGAGGCCGGCATTCCCGTCTTGTTGGTCGGCGACTCGGCGGCCAACGTCGTCTACGGCTACGACACGACGGTGCCCGTCTCGATCGACGAGCTGATCCCGTTGGTGCGCGGCGTGGTGCGCGGCGCCCCGCACGCTCTGGTCGTCGCCGACCTTCCGTTCGGCAGTTACGAGGCCGGACCGGCCGCGGCGCTCGCCTCGGCCACCCGGTTTATGAAGGAGGGCGGTGCGCACGCCGTCAAGCTCGAGGGCGGTGAGCGGGTCGCCGAGCAGATCGCCTGCCTGACCGCGGCGGGCATTCCCGTGATGGCGCACATCGGCTTCACCCCGCAGAGCGTGAACGGTTTGGGCGGCTTCCGCGTACAGGGCCGCGGCGACGCGGCGGAGCAGACCATCGCCGACGCGATCGCCGTCGCCGAAGCCGGGGCGTTCTCGGTCGTCATGGAGATGGTGCCCGCCGACCTGGCCACCCAGATCACCGGCAAGTTGACCATTCCGACGATCGGCATCGGCGCCGGGCCCAATTGCGACGCCCAGGTGCTCGTCTGGCAGGACATGGCCGGGATGAGCGGCGGCAAGGCCGCCCGCTTCGTCAAGCGGTTCGCCGATGTCGGCGCCGAATTGCGCCGGGCCGCAATGCAATACGCCCAAGAGGTGGCCGGAGGGGTCTTCCCCGCCGACGAGCACTGCTTCTGA
- a CDS encoding WS/DGAT/MGAT family O-acyltransferase, with the protein MQPMQRLSGLDASFLYLETPDQPMHVCSILDVDTSTMPGGYTFDRLRDALSLRIKAMPEFREKLANNPLNLDHPVWVDDDTFDINRHLHRIGLPPPGGRTELAEICGHIASLQLDRRRPLWEMWVIEGVAGTDCHRDGRLAIMTKVHHAGVDGVTGANLMSQLCSTEADAPAPDPVDGVGGGTGWQIAAGGLLRFAARPLRLANMVPDTVSSVVGTLLRARQGLTMARPFTAPPTVFNAKITGRRNIAYAQLDLEDVKAVKNHFGVKVNDVVMALVAGVLRQYLAERNALPGSSLVASVPVSVHGQSDRPGRNQVSAMFSTLHTEIADPVARLEAIAEANSIAKEHSSAIGATLLQDWSQFAAPAVFGVAMRVYARSRLTNSIPVHNLVVSNVPGPQVPLYLLGCEVKAMYPLGPIFHGSGLNITAMSLNGKLDVGLISCPELLPDLWELADEFPIVLEELLAATA; encoded by the coding sequence ATGCAGCCCATGCAGCGGCTCAGTGGACTCGACGCCAGCTTCCTCTATCTCGAGACGCCCGATCAGCCCATGCATGTGTGCTCGATCCTCGACGTGGACACGTCCACGATGCCCGGCGGCTACACGTTCGACCGGTTGCGCGACGCGTTGTCGTTGCGCATCAAGGCGATGCCCGAGTTCCGCGAGAAGCTCGCCAACAATCCGCTCAACCTCGACCATCCGGTGTGGGTGGACGACGACACCTTCGACATCAACCGCCACCTGCACCGCATCGGGCTGCCGCCCCCGGGCGGGCGCACCGAACTCGCCGAAATCTGCGGCCACATCGCCTCGCTGCAATTGGACCGCCGCCGGCCCCTATGGGAGATGTGGGTCATCGAGGGCGTGGCGGGCACCGACTGCCATCGGGATGGCCGGCTGGCGATCATGACCAAGGTGCACCACGCCGGCGTCGACGGGGTCACCGGCGCCAACCTGATGTCGCAGCTGTGCAGCACCGAGGCCGACGCGCCGGCGCCCGACCCGGTCGACGGCGTCGGCGGCGGCACCGGGTGGCAGATCGCCGCCGGCGGGTTGCTCAGGTTCGCCGCCCGCCCGTTGCGGCTGGCCAACATGGTGCCCGACACCGTCTCCTCGGTGGTGGGCACCCTGCTGCGCGCCCGGCAGGGTCTGACCATGGCGCGCCCGTTCACGGCGCCCCCGACCGTCTTCAACGCCAAGATCACCGGTCGCCGCAACATCGCCTACGCCCAGCTGGATCTCGAGGACGTCAAGGCGGTGAAGAACCACTTCGGCGTCAAGGTCAACGACGTGGTGATGGCCCTGGTGGCCGGGGTGCTGCGGCAGTACCTGGCCGAGCGGAACGCCCTGCCGGGCTCGTCGCTGGTGGCGTCGGTCCCGGTCTCGGTGCACGGCCAGTCGGACCGCCCCGGCCGCAACCAGGTGTCGGCGATGTTCTCCACCCTGCACACCGAGATCGCCGATCCCGTTGCCCGCCTGGAGGCCATCGCCGAGGCCAATTCGATTGCCAAGGAACACAGTTCGGCCATCGGAGCCACGCTGCTGCAGGACTGGTCACAGTTTGCCGCGCCCGCCGTCTTCGGGGTGGCGATGCGGGTCTACGCGAGGAGCCGGTTGACGAACAGCATCCCGGTGCACAACCTGGTGGTCTCCAACGTCCCCGGCCCGCAGGTTCCGCTGTACCTGCTGGGCTGCGAGGTGAAGGCGATGTACCCGCTGGGCCCGATCTTTCACGGCTCCGGCCTCAACATCACCGCGATGTCGCTCAACGGCAAACTCGACGTCGGGCTGATCTCGTGCCCGGAGCTGCTCCCGGACCTGTGGGAGCTGGCCGACGAGTTCCCGATCGTCCTGGAGGAGCTGCTCGCAGCTACCGCGTAG
- a CDS encoding CYTH and CHAD domain-containing protein has protein sequence MPAKAPKTSQHLEVERKFDVVESTVSPSFEGIAAVARVEKSPTQSLDATYFDTPAQDLARNKITLRRRTGGHDAGWHLKLPGGAADTRTEIHAPLTDGPDGNDSVPDELRDVVLAIVRDRPLQPVARITTRRESQLLYRADGTPLAEFSNDHVTAWAANDPGNGESAPAEQEWREWELELVEGDGAADTALLDRLSNRLLDAGAAPAGHASKLARVLGATQRPGGAPQAEEPLRRALIEQLGELLVWDRAVRADAPDSIHQMRVTTRKIRGLLRDYQESFGLPEDTWIMDELRELAGILGIARDAEVLAERYERELGSLAPELIRGPVRERLVDGALRRYQTGLRRSLIAMRSQRYFRLLDALDALVAQSPAEVTGEEHAPVTIDAAYKKVRKAAKAAAQVASGSLDDEHARDESLHRIRKRAKRLRYTAAATGASKVSEQAKAIQSLLGDHQDSVVSREHLSHEAEVAHAAGEDTFTYGLLYQQESDLAERCRLQLDDALRKLAKSVRKA, from the coding sequence ATGCCTGCAAAAGCGCCGAAGACCTCGCAGCATCTCGAGGTGGAGCGCAAGTTCGACGTCGTCGAGTCCACCGTGTCCCCGTCGTTCGAAGGCATCGCCGCGGTGGCCCGCGTGGAGAAGTCGCCGACGCAATCGCTGGACGCGACATACTTCGACACGCCTGCGCAGGACCTGGCCCGCAACAAGATCACCCTGCGGCGACGCACCGGCGGCCACGACGCGGGCTGGCACCTCAAGCTGCCGGGCGGCGCCGCCGACACCCGCACCGAGATCCACGCGCCACTGACCGACGGGCCTGACGGAAACGACAGCGTGCCGGACGAGCTGCGCGACGTCGTGCTCGCGATCGTCCGTGACCGCCCCCTGCAACCGGTCGCCCGCATCACCACCCGGCGCGAAAGCCAGCTGCTGTACCGCGCCGACGGCACGCCGCTGGCGGAGTTCAGCAACGACCACGTCACCGCGTGGGCGGCGAACGACCCTGGGAACGGCGAATCCGCTCCGGCCGAACAGGAATGGCGCGAGTGGGAACTCGAGCTCGTCGAGGGTGACGGGGCAGCCGACACCGCGTTGCTGGACCGGTTGAGCAATCGACTGCTCGACGCGGGCGCCGCGCCGGCCGGCCACGCCTCGAAACTGGCCCGGGTGCTCGGCGCGACGCAGCGCCCGGGCGGCGCGCCCCAAGCCGAGGAACCGTTGCGGCGGGCGCTGATCGAGCAACTCGGCGAACTGCTGGTGTGGGACCGGGCCGTGCGCGCCGACGCCCCCGACTCCATCCATCAGATGCGGGTGACCACCCGCAAGATCCGCGGCCTGCTGCGCGACTACCAGGAGTCGTTCGGCTTGCCCGAGGACACCTGGATCATGGACGAACTGCGCGAGCTGGCCGGCATCCTGGGCATCGCGCGCGATGCCGAGGTGCTCGCGGAGCGCTACGAGCGCGAATTGGGCAGCCTGGCACCGGAGTTGATCCGCGGACCCGTCCGCGAGCGCCTTGTCGACGGCGCCCTGCGCCGCTACCAGACCGGGCTGCGCCGGTCGCTGATCGCCATGCGGTCGCAGCGGTACTTCCGGCTGCTCGACGCGCTCGACGCCCTGGTCGCGCAGAGCCCGGCCGAAGTCACGGGCGAGGAGCACGCGCCGGTCACCATCGACGCCGCCTACAAGAAGGTCCGCAAGGCCGCGAAGGCCGCCGCGCAGGTCGCCTCCGGCAGCCTGGACGACGAGCACGCACGCGACGAGTCCCTGCATCGGATCCGCAAGCGCGCCAAGCGTCTTCGCTACACCGCCGCCGCGACCGGAGCGAGCAAGGTGTCCGAGCAGGCCAAGGCCATCCAGTCGCTGCTGGGCGACCACCAGGACAGCGTGGTCAGCCGGGAGCATTTGAGTCACGAGGCCGAGGTCGCGCACGCCGCCGGGGAGGACACGTTCACCTACGGGCTGCTGTACCAGCAGGAGTCGGACCTCGCCGAGCGCTGCCGCCTGCAGCTGGACGACGCGCTGCGCAAGCTGGCCAAGTCGGTGCGCAAAGCCTGA
- a CDS encoding ferredoxin, with amino-acid sequence MTRVLVDADRCTGHGRCYTLAPDVFDADEVGHCVALVGDVAGELEAQAVTAEQNCPEGAITLSR; translated from the coding sequence ATGACCCGCGTCCTCGTAGACGCCGACCGCTGCACCGGGCACGGGCGCTGTTACACCTTGGCGCCCGACGTCTTCGACGCCGACGAGGTGGGCCATTGCGTCGCGCTCGTCGGTGACGTAGCCGGCGAGCTCGAGGCTCAGGCCGTCACCGCCGAGCAGAACTGCCCGGAGGGCGCGATCACGCTGTCGCGCTGA
- a CDS encoding class I SAM-dependent methyltransferase — protein METSCKSDDARRFWEERYRSAERVWSGRVNARLAEVAADLPPGRALDLGCGEGADALWLAERGWRVVAVDVSATALQRAAEAASTRNLAGCINSQRHDLNETFPDGTFDLVSAQYFHSPARLDREAVLRRAAGRVNPGGALLIVDHGAVPPWAPQHDHSFLGIEQVIAALGLDAGAWTRVRTESVDREMVFDGQTATVADNVIALRRAE, from the coding sequence ATGGAAACCTCTTGCAAATCCGATGACGCCCGGCGGTTCTGGGAGGAGCGCTACCGCTCGGCGGAGCGGGTGTGGAGCGGACGGGTCAATGCGCGTCTTGCCGAGGTGGCCGCCGACCTGCCACCCGGCCGGGCCCTCGACCTGGGCTGCGGGGAGGGCGCCGACGCGCTCTGGCTCGCCGAGCGCGGCTGGCGCGTGGTGGCCGTTGACGTCTCGGCCACCGCGCTGCAGCGCGCGGCCGAGGCCGCGTCGACGCGAAACCTAGCTGGCTGCATCAACTCTCAGCGCCACGACCTCAACGAGACGTTCCCCGACGGGACATTCGACCTGGTGTCGGCCCAGTATTTTCATTCCCCGGCCCGGCTGGACCGCGAGGCGGTGCTGCGGCGGGCGGCCGGGCGGGTCAACCCCGGCGGCGCGCTGCTGATCGTGGACCATGGGGCCGTTCCGCCGTGGGCGCCGCAACACGACCACTCCTTCCTCGGGATCGAGCAGGTGATCGCGGCGCTGGGGCTCGACGCGGGCGCCTGGACGCGCGTGCGAACCGAGTCCGTCGACCGCGAGATGGTGTTCGACGGCCAAACGGCCACCGTTGCCGACAACGTCATCGCGTTGCGGCGGGCCGAGTAG
- a CDS encoding helix-turn-helix domain-containing protein has product MQAKTAPDIDLRVRRRLRELRIQRGMTLQEVGEGAGIDVSTLSRLESGKRRLALDHLPRLARALSVSTDELLQPSEAPDPRVRGAAHTHHGVTYWPLTRQGPAGGLHAFKIRVSPRRRTPPAELPVHEGRDWMYVLAGRLRLVLDDRDFTIAPGEAVEFSTWTPHWFGVVDGPAEAIVIFGPHGERLHLHS; this is encoded by the coding sequence ATGCAGGCAAAGACCGCGCCGGACATCGACCTCCGGGTGCGCCGGCGGCTGCGCGAGCTGCGCATCCAGCGCGGCATGACGCTGCAGGAGGTGGGTGAGGGCGCCGGAATCGACGTCTCGACGCTCAGCCGCCTCGAGTCGGGGAAGCGCCGGCTCGCGCTCGACCACCTGCCGCGCCTGGCGCGGGCCCTGTCGGTCAGCACCGACGAGCTGTTGCAGCCCTCGGAGGCCCCCGATCCGCGGGTGCGCGGAGCCGCGCATACCCACCACGGGGTGACCTATTGGCCGCTGACGCGCCAGGGCCCGGCCGGCGGTTTACACGCCTTCAAGATTCGGGTCAGCCCCCGTCGCCGGACCCCGCCCGCGGAACTGCCGGTGCACGAGGGGCGGGACTGGATGTACGTCCTCGCCGGCCGGTTGAGGCTGGTGCTGGACGATCGCGACTTCACGATCGCCCCGGGTGAGGCGGTCGAATTCTCCACGTGGACCCCGCATTGGTTCGGGGTCGTCGACGGCCCGGCGGAGGCCATCGTGATCTTCGGGCCGCACGGCGAGCGGCTTCACCTGCACAGTTGA
- a CDS encoding cytochrome P450, whose product MTDTEGFVDQAVTGLAEPQPMYKALRESSPVFRSPQAVVLSRLSDIEMALKRTELFSSNMDAVDLGNIRPMIPLQIDPPEHAKYRRILDPLFTPREMARREPGVTALVNEMIDRFAGRGECDFHEEFAVPLPCTVFLQLLGLPLEDLDQFLVWKDGIIRPEGAGYDGRHEAGADVAQQIYDYFERAIDDHIASPRDDVLTAMIAADIAGQPLSREELLDICFLFLIAGLDTVTDSLDCFFVYLARHPEHRRQLVAQPDVLPGAVEELLRWETPVPGVVRVAMQDVEVGGCPISKGERVSPLLGAANTDPAEFAEPELVDFRRNPNRHRAFGGGPHRCLGSHLARMELRVALREFHRRIPEYEIKPGAQLTYTAALRSVESLPLIFPVA is encoded by the coding sequence ATGACAGATACGGAAGGGTTCGTCGACCAGGCGGTGACGGGTCTGGCGGAGCCGCAGCCGATGTACAAGGCGTTGCGCGAATCGAGCCCGGTCTTCCGGTCGCCGCAGGCGGTGGTGCTCAGCCGCCTGTCCGACATCGAGATGGCTCTCAAGCGCACCGAGCTGTTCTCGTCGAACATGGACGCCGTCGATCTCGGCAACATCCGGCCGATGATCCCGTTGCAGATCGACCCGCCCGAGCACGCGAAGTACCGGCGCATCCTCGATCCGCTGTTCACGCCGCGGGAGATGGCCCGGCGCGAGCCGGGCGTGACGGCGCTGGTCAATGAGATGATCGACCGCTTCGCCGGCCGGGGCGAGTGCGATTTCCACGAGGAGTTCGCGGTTCCCCTGCCGTGCACGGTGTTCCTGCAGCTGCTGGGCCTGCCGCTGGAGGACCTGGACCAGTTCCTGGTCTGGAAGGACGGCATCATCCGCCCGGAGGGCGCCGGGTACGACGGTCGCCACGAGGCCGGCGCGGACGTCGCGCAGCAGATCTACGACTACTTCGAGCGCGCCATCGACGACCACATCGCCAGCCCCCGCGATGACGTGCTGACGGCGATGATCGCGGCCGACATCGCGGGGCAACCGCTGTCGCGCGAGGAGTTACTCGACATCTGCTTCCTGTTCCTCATTGCGGGGCTCGACACCGTCACCGACTCGCTGGACTGCTTTTTCGTGTACCTTGCGCGGCATCCGGAGCACCGCCGCCAGCTCGTCGCGCAGCCCGACGTGCTTCCCGGCGCCGTCGAGGAGCTGTTGCGCTGGGAGACGCCGGTGCCCGGAGTGGTGCGCGTGGCGATGCAGGACGTCGAGGTGGGCGGTTGCCCCATCAGCAAGGGGGAACGGGTCAGCCCGCTGCTCGGCGCGGCCAACACCGACCCCGCCGAGTTCGCCGAGCCGGAGCTGGTGGATTTTCGTCGCAACCCCAACCGGCACCGAGCGTTCGGCGGAGGCCCGCACCGCTGCCTCGGATCGCACCTGGCCCGCATGGAGCTGCGGGTGGCGTTGCGCGAATTCCACCGGCGCATCCCGGAATACGAGATCAAGCCCGGCGCTCAGCTGACCTATACCGCCGCGCTGCGGTCGGTGGAATCGCTGCCGCTGATCTTCCCGGTGGCATGA